A single Flavobacterium sp. 1 DNA region contains:
- a CDS encoding glycoside hydrolase: MKKVYVSLVLLMSMHSFAQRTISISTDNVVQTMDGFGGSDAWRCQFVGKNWPEQKKNAIADLLFSKEIDAEGNPKGIGLSIWRFNLGAGSTEQGENSRVSDEWRRSECFLNADGTYDFSKQEGQRWFLQAAKKRGVEKYLIFTNSPPVYMTNNGLSFATQKNKLNLKEGSIPKFADFFVKSIQGLEKKEGIKFDYVSPINEPQWEWMPNNGDKNSQEGTPATNQEIYDLTKALSEKLKAQKMSTEIVIAEAGQINYLYENVNGENRDNQIDYFFGDSKTNISKLPNVKNSILAHSYFTTWPVDKQVLSRKLIAANVKQHPGLKYWQSEYCILENPGEAEIPGGTGGGRDLGMQTALFVARLIHNDIALANAASWQWWTSITRVDYKDGLIYLDDGKSKGGTTPDYVRNDGEFHDSKLLWALGNYSLFVRPGMLRIDVPNQDELGAANDVMLTAYKDTANKKLVVVAVNCGKSDQKYAFNLTKGTLKNNELTPYVTSESSNLKRFDIQKIDNLVVPARSVVTFVGEFK; the protein is encoded by the coding sequence ATGAAAAAGGTATATGTTTCGCTTGTATTGCTAATGAGTATGCACTCTTTTGCACAGCGAACAATTAGCATTAGTACCGATAATGTAGTACAGACCATGGATGGATTTGGTGGTTCAGATGCTTGGAGATGCCAATTTGTTGGCAAAAACTGGCCAGAGCAAAAAAAGAACGCCATTGCCGATTTACTGTTTAGCAAAGAAATTGATGCCGAAGGTAATCCTAAAGGAATCGGACTTTCTATCTGGAGATTCAATCTCGGGGCAGGGAGTACTGAACAAGGGGAAAACAGCAGGGTATCTGATGAATGGAGACGTAGTGAATGTTTCCTGAATGCAGATGGAACCTATGATTTTTCAAAACAGGAAGGGCAAAGATGGTTTTTGCAGGCGGCCAAAAAACGCGGTGTGGAAAAGTATCTGATTTTTACAAACAGTCCTCCGGTTTATATGACAAACAACGGATTGTCTTTTGCAACTCAAAAAAACAAACTGAATCTGAAAGAAGGATCAATTCCAAAATTCGCCGATTTTTTTGTAAAAAGCATTCAGGGATTAGAGAAAAAGGAAGGAATTAAGTTTGACTACGTGAGCCCAATAAATGAGCCTCAATGGGAATGGATGCCCAATAATGGCGATAAAAACAGCCAGGAAGGAACGCCTGCTACCAATCAGGAAATTTACGATTTGACAAAGGCGCTTTCTGAAAAATTAAAAGCTCAAAAAATGAGCACAGAAATTGTTATTGCCGAGGCGGGACAAATCAATTATTTGTATGAAAATGTAAATGGAGAAAATCGTGACAATCAGATCGATTACTTTTTTGGTGATTCAAAAACCAATATTTCAAAATTGCCGAATGTAAAAAATTCCATTTTGGCTCACAGTTATTTTACAACTTGGCCTGTTGATAAACAGGTTTTAAGCCGAAAATTGATTGCTGCAAATGTTAAGCAGCATCCGGGTTTAAAATATTGGCAGTCGGAATACTGTATTTTAGAAAATCCTGGAGAAGCTGAAATCCCAGGCGGAACTGGAGGCGGCAGGGATTTAGGTATGCAGACAGCTTTGTTTGTGGCTCGTTTGATACACAATGATATTGCCCTTGCTAATGCGGCTTCATGGCAATGGTGGACATCAATTACCCGTGTAGATTATAAAGACGGCTTGATTTATCTCGATGATGGAAAAAGCAAAGGAGGAACAACACCTGATTATGTTCGAAATGATGGAGAATTTCATGATTCAAAACTGCTTTGGGCTTTAGGAAATTATTCATTGTTTGTGCGCCCGGGAATGCTAAGAATTGATGTTCCTAATCAGGATGAATTGGGAGCTGCTAATGATGTGATGCTTACAGCTTATAAAGATACTGCAAATAAAAAACTGGTTGTTGTTGCTGTAAATTGTGGCAAATCGGATCAGAAGTATGCTTTTAATTTAACAAAAGGAACGCTGAAAAATAATGAGCTGACTCCGTATGTTACTTCCGAAAGTTCCAATTTAAAAAGATTCGATATTCAAAAGATTGATAATTTGGTAGTTCCGGCGAGATCAGTTGTAACATTCGTGGGAGAATTCAAATAA
- a CDS encoding DUF6377 domain-containing protein, protein MKNCLLFFLFAISHSGYSSGADSIFDKLNDAIKNKQHYVLLKEERILNFKKIKSEDLSKEQEYNYNKTLYAEYQKFNSDSAILYVKKNLVIASELQNPALSDLAKLQLANLYSSSGKYRESESILKSISKKTLAKSLLPNYYVVYREFFEHYNANSNSKIYIEQIGKYRDSLLGILNPKTLNFKINQIQKNIFDKKFTAALKQLSVLLKYTKEEDPQYAMITYLFGKIYEAENQLELRKKYYALSATADIKNANKDNASLQELALVFYEIGDVDMAYKLTQSAIEDALYCNVQFRTLLMSEIYSIINTAYLEREAQRKTELQLYLICISLLSAFLIMAVIYVYRQMKKVSRIRGELFITSQKLAELNKDITETNSQLQERNAQLSESNHIKEEYIAHFFSLCSSYINKLENYRVILNKKAALKQFDEIYKMLKSTTLVEKELEELYENFDVIFLNLYPTFVKDFNTLLINEEQIVLKQGELLNTELRIFALIRLGITDSVKIAAFLRYSLSTIYNYRTKARNKAAVSRNDFEETVMKIGLLPLKA, encoded by the coding sequence TTGAAAAATTGCCTGCTGTTTTTTTTATTTGCGATAAGTCATTCGGGTTATTCATCGGGTGCTGATTCTATTTTTGATAAGTTGAATGACGCAATAAAAAACAAACAGCACTATGTTCTGTTAAAAGAAGAGCGCATTCTGAACTTCAAAAAAATTAAATCAGAAGATTTATCTAAGGAACAGGAATACAATTACAACAAAACTTTATATGCGGAATACCAAAAATTCAATTCTGATTCGGCGATTTTATATGTCAAAAAGAATCTTGTAATTGCCTCCGAACTTCAAAATCCAGCTTTATCAGATTTGGCTAAACTGCAGTTAGCCAACTTATATTCTTCATCGGGAAAATACAGGGAATCTGAATCTATTTTAAAAAGCATCAGCAAAAAAACATTGGCAAAATCACTGCTTCCCAATTATTATGTGGTTTATAGGGAGTTTTTTGAGCATTACAATGCAAACAGTAACAGTAAAATATATATTGAGCAAATAGGGAAATACAGAGATTCTTTGTTAGGCATATTAAATCCTAAAACATTGAATTTTAAAATTAACCAGATTCAGAAAAATATTTTTGATAAAAAATTTACTGCTGCCTTAAAGCAATTATCGGTTTTATTGAAGTACACAAAAGAGGAAGATCCGCAGTATGCGATGATTACATACCTTTTTGGAAAAATTTATGAAGCTGAAAATCAATTAGAATTAAGAAAAAAATATTATGCGCTTTCTGCCACTGCAGATATTAAAAATGCAAATAAAGACAACGCTTCACTTCAGGAATTGGCATTGGTTTTTTATGAAATTGGCGATGTCGATATGGCTTATAAGCTCACGCAATCGGCAATTGAAGATGCGCTTTACTGCAATGTTCAGTTTCGGACACTGCTGATGTCTGAGATTTATTCGATTATAAATACAGCTTATCTAGAAAGAGAGGCCCAAAGAAAAACCGAACTGCAATTGTATCTGATATGCATCAGTCTGCTTTCGGCATTCTTGATTATGGCTGTTATTTATGTGTACAGACAAATGAAAAAAGTATCCAGAATACGCGGCGAACTTTTTATAACCAGCCAAAAATTAGCCGAATTAAACAAAGATATTACCGAAACAAACAGCCAGTTACAGGAACGGAACGCTCAATTATCTGAATCCAATCATATTAAAGAAGAATATATTGCACATTTTTTTAGTCTGTGTTCCAGTTACATCAATAAGTTAGAAAATTACCGTGTTATTTTAAACAAAAAAGCGGCTCTCAAACAGTTTGATGAAATTTACAAGATGCTAAAATCGACCACCTTGGTTGAAAAAGAATTGGAAGAATTGTATGAGAACTTTGATGTGATTTTTTTAAATCTGTATCCGACTTTCGTAAAAGACTTTAATACACTGCTTATTAATGAAGAGCAGATTGTATTGAAACAAGGAGAGTTGTTAAATACAGAACTCCGCATTTTTGCACTGATCCGTTTGGGAATAACTGACAGCGTAAAAATTGCAGCATTTCTTCGTTACTCTTTAAGCACAATTTATAATTATCGTACAAAGGCTAGAAATAAAGCGGCAGTTTCCCGAAATGATTTTGAAGAAACGGTCATGAAAATTGGATTATTACCGTTGAAAGCCTGA
- a CDS encoding NPCBM/NEW2 domain-containing protein → MIRYKFHKTAVSVLFFLIIGHIVQSQTKTEFHSWAPQPPMGWNSWDCFGPTVTEAEVKANADYMAKYLKPYGWDYIIVDIRWYVGNDKAHGYNEKDPDYVIDQYGRFMPAVNRFPSAAGGKGFKPLADYLHKKGLKFGIHIMRGIPVIAVKQNIPIKGTKLTARDIYSDKDQCSWLHDMYTIVPDKPGAQEYYNSLFELYASWGLDFVKIDDLSSPIYFEGEIDMIRKAIDRTGRKIVLSTSPGETPIAHADHVQKNANMWRTVGDFWDSWQQLKDHFEVFERWNAWRTFGAYPDGDMLPMGRIGIRAERGDPRMTSFTKDEQYTLMTLWTIFKSPLMFGGNLPDNDPFTLSLLTNKNVLKVLNESTNNKPLFTDKDKAAWIADEPGTGAKYLAVFNTADQHLITDEKAVWNSGLISKTTSGQSTTVDINISGAKKLYLVANDGGDKTDWDHANWIEPTLYNDKESIKLTDIKWNRATAGWEKPRVGKSVSGNTLTVNKVKYENGIGTHSNSIIEFDLPEGYTHFKALVGLDEACVTQNTGATVNFFVFTENPSGPMPPPSAKISVNLKNIGLSDEYIITDLWSGKVLGKFSGEFAPEINRHGAGLYKIVKVSK, encoded by the coding sequence ATGATTCGATATAAATTTCATAAAACGGCAGTTTCTGTTTTGTTTTTTTTAATAATTGGCCACATTGTTCAATCCCAAACTAAAACCGAATTCCATAGTTGGGCCCCCCAACCACCTATGGGATGGAACAGTTGGGATTGCTTTGGGCCTACAGTTACTGAAGCAGAGGTAAAGGCAAATGCCGATTATATGGCTAAATATTTAAAACCCTATGGCTGGGATTATATTATAGTCGATATCCGATGGTATGTAGGGAACGACAAAGCACACGGATACAATGAAAAAGATCCTGATTATGTGATTGACCAATATGGCAGATTTATGCCTGCCGTAAACCGTTTTCCATCCGCTGCGGGAGGAAAAGGGTTTAAACCATTGGCAGATTATCTTCATAAAAAAGGATTGAAATTTGGAATTCATATCATGAGAGGTATTCCGGTAATTGCTGTAAAACAAAACATTCCTATAAAAGGGACAAAGCTGACCGCCAGAGATATTTATTCGGATAAAGACCAGTGCAGCTGGTTGCATGATATGTACACCATTGTTCCTGATAAACCGGGAGCTCAGGAATATTACAATTCTCTTTTTGAATTATATGCTTCTTGGGGACTTGATTTTGTGAAGATAGATGACCTTTCTTCACCTATTTATTTTGAAGGCGAAATCGATATGATCCGTAAAGCGATTGACCGTACCGGACGCAAAATTGTATTGAGTACTTCGCCAGGCGAAACTCCTATTGCACATGCTGATCATGTTCAGAAAAATGCCAATATGTGGCGTACCGTTGGTGATTTTTGGGATAGCTGGCAACAGTTAAAAGATCATTTTGAAGTATTTGAGCGTTGGAATGCGTGGCGTACTTTTGGAGCCTATCCTGATGGCGATATGCTGCCCATGGGCCGTATTGGCATTAGAGCCGAAAGAGGAGACCCGCGTATGACTTCTTTTACTAAAGATGAACAATATACTTTAATGACCTTATGGACAATCTTTAAGTCACCATTAATGTTTGGAGGGAATCTTCCTGATAATGATCCTTTCACACTTTCTTTACTGACGAATAAAAATGTCCTAAAAGTTCTTAACGAAAGTACTAATAACAAACCTCTTTTCACGGACAAAGACAAAGCCGCTTGGATTGCAGATGAACCAGGAACAGGAGCTAAATATTTAGCGGTTTTCAACACAGCCGATCAGCACTTGATAACTGATGAAAAAGCAGTTTGGAACAGCGGATTGATTTCCAAAACAACTTCAGGTCAAAGTACCACAGTTGATATTAATATCTCGGGTGCTAAAAAGTTGTATTTGGTTGCAAATGACGGAGGTGATAAAACCGACTGGGATCACGCCAACTGGATAGAGCCAACTTTATATAATGATAAAGAATCGATTAAGCTTACTGATATAAAATGGAACAGAGCAACAGCCGGATGGGAAAAACCAAGAGTTGGCAAAAGTGTTTCAGGCAATACGCTTACCGTGAATAAAGTTAAATATGAAAACGGAATTGGCACACATTCTAATTCAATTATAGAGTTTGATTTACCGGAAGGCTATACTCATTTTAAGGCTCTTGTAGGATTGGATGAAGCTTGTGTGACCCAAAATACCGGAGCAACGGTTAACTTTTTTGTATTTACAGAAAATCCTTCGGGACCGATGCCTCCGCCAAGTGCAAAAATTTCTGTCAATCTCAAAAACATTGGACTTTCTGATGAATATATAATCACCGATTTATGGTCGGGTAAAGTGCTTGGTAAATTCTCTGGTGAGTTTGCACCTGAAATTAACAGACATGGAGCAGGGTTATACAAAATTGTCAAAGTATCAAAATAG
- a CDS encoding sugar-binding domain-containing protein gives MTIKKLALPILIFSCLSAFSQISFGDSKKINDNWKFTLQDASDAQNTTYDDANWQSVNVPHDWSVEGRLSPTLASCMGYLPGGIGWYRKTLNIPQNKRGEKVYLYFEGVYNRSEVFINGHSLGKRPNGYISFAYDATPFVKYGEDNIIAVRVDHSKSADSRWYSGSGIYRNVWLVYSNPVHIEQWGVYTYPEVANGTGTLNVEVALENGSAVKTNLTVVNELLDNSGKTVAKSSQKVSVEANAVNKTAVKINVKNPQLWDLEHPNLYQLKTTVLKDGKPIDKTVTSTGFRNFTFDANKGFALNGKWMKMKGVCLHHDAGVLGSAVPKDVLKSRLKTLKEIGVNAIRTSHNPQAPDFYALCDELGILVLNEAYDEWEFPKRKWLTGWNVGTPGFEGSNDIFVDWGEKDLEDMVRRDRNHLSVFGWSIGNEVDYPNDPYSHPVLDKGTEGFGQANYGGYKKDAPDAMRLGGIAKRLVAAVKKYDKSRPTTAGLAGVAMSNETEYPGALDITGYNYTESKYASDHKKYPNRVIFGSENVHDMGPWLAVKNNEHIFGQFLWTGIDYLGESNAWPSRGFYSGLVDFAGIIKPRGYFRQSLWSDKPMIFAGTYISNNKKELSKDAWPIWNNYNEGEMIRVVCYTNAAKARLELNGKVVGEEKNYDEKTGVIYWDIPFAPGKLEAIGLSNDNKIESRYSIVSSQQPYALVINDKNITVNKDGVAKVIVQVLDEKGLPVMLSDNEITCTISGSGTLLGLEAGNNSDMGDYTDNVQRAFHGHLVAYIQATEGSEPIKVKFTSTWLKPTEVSIQVK, from the coding sequence ATGACTATTAAAAAACTCGCATTGCCAATTCTCATTTTTTCCTGCTTATCTGCTTTTAGCCAGATATCGTTTGGAGATTCCAAAAAAATTAATGACAACTGGAAGTTTACGTTACAAGATGCTTCAGATGCTCAAAACACAACTTACGATGATGCTAATTGGCAATCGGTAAATGTACCTCATGACTGGAGTGTAGAGGGGAGATTGAGTCCCACTTTGGCCAGCTGTATGGGATATTTGCCAGGGGGCATTGGGTGGTATAGAAAAACATTGAATATTCCTCAAAATAAGCGTGGAGAAAAAGTCTATTTGTATTTTGAAGGAGTCTACAATAGAAGTGAAGTTTTTATAAACGGACATTCTTTAGGAAAACGTCCTAACGGATATATTTCTTTTGCTTATGATGCGACTCCTTTTGTAAAATATGGAGAGGACAATATCATTGCAGTGCGTGTTGACCACAGTAAGAGTGCTGATTCCCGCTGGTACTCAGGCTCTGGTATTTATCGTAATGTGTGGCTGGTTTATTCAAATCCAGTGCATATTGAGCAATGGGGTGTTTATACCTATCCGGAAGTTGCTAATGGAACAGGAACTTTGAATGTAGAAGTAGCTTTGGAAAATGGTTCAGCAGTAAAAACAAATCTTACCGTTGTTAATGAGCTTTTGGATAACAGCGGAAAAACAGTTGCCAAAAGTTCTCAAAAAGTTTCTGTAGAGGCTAATGCAGTCAATAAAACTGCTGTCAAAATAAATGTAAAGAATCCTCAATTATGGGATTTAGAGCATCCGAATCTGTATCAGTTAAAAACAACTGTTTTAAAAGATGGCAAACCAATTGATAAAACGGTAACATCAACAGGTTTCAGAAATTTTACTTTCGATGCAAATAAAGGTTTTGCCCTTAATGGCAAATGGATGAAGATGAAAGGAGTTTGTCTGCACCATGATGCCGGAGTTTTAGGATCGGCAGTGCCTAAAGATGTTTTAAAATCAAGATTGAAAACACTGAAAGAAATAGGGGTAAACGCTATTCGTACCAGCCACAATCCACAAGCACCCGATTTTTATGCGCTGTGTGATGAATTAGGAATCTTAGTTCTTAATGAAGCGTATGACGAATGGGAATTTCCTAAACGCAAATGGTTAACAGGATGGAACGTAGGTACTCCTGGTTTTGAAGGCTCTAATGATATATTTGTTGATTGGGGCGAAAAAGATTTGGAAGATATGGTACGCCGTGACCGTAATCATCTTTCTGTATTTGGTTGGAGCATTGGTAATGAAGTTGATTATCCAAATGATCCATATTCGCACCCTGTTCTGGATAAAGGAACAGAAGGTTTTGGACAAGCGAATTATGGTGGCTACAAAAAAGATGCACCAGATGCTATGCGTCTTGGTGGAATAGCCAAACGTCTTGTAGCAGCTGTGAAAAAATATGATAAATCTCGCCCAACGACGGCTGGATTGGCTGGAGTTGCTATGTCTAACGAAACAGAATATCCAGGAGCTTTAGACATTACAGGATACAATTATACAGAAAGCAAATATGCTTCAGATCACAAAAAATACCCAAACAGAGTGATTTTTGGAAGTGAGAATGTTCATGATATGGGACCATGGCTGGCAGTAAAAAATAATGAACACATATTTGGACAGTTTTTATGGACAGGTATTGATTATTTGGGTGAATCTAATGCCTGGCCATCAAGAGGATTCTATTCTGGATTGGTTGATTTTGCTGGGATTATTAAGCCAAGAGGATATTTCCGTCAGTCATTATGGTCGGATAAACCGATGATTTTTGCTGGAACTTACATAAGCAATAATAAAAAAGAACTTTCTAAAGACGCTTGGCCTATCTGGAATAATTACAATGAAGGCGAAATGATTCGAGTAGTTTGTTATACTAACGCTGCCAAAGCCCGTTTGGAATTAAACGGAAAAGTGGTTGGCGAAGAAAAAAATTACGATGAAAAAACAGGTGTTATTTATTGGGACATTCCTTTTGCTCCAGGCAAATTAGAAGCAATCGGACTTAGTAATGACAACAAAATAGAGAGCCGATATTCAATTGTTTCTTCTCAGCAGCCTTATGCTTTAGTGATTAATGATAAAAACATCACTGTAAACAAAGATGGCGTTGCCAAAGTGATAGTACAGGTATTGGATGAAAAAGGACTGCCAGTAATGCTTTCTGACAACGAAATTACTTGTACAATAAGCGGTTCAGGTACTTTATTGGGATTGGAAGCTGGAAATAACAGCGACATGGGCGATTATACCGATAATGTTCAAAGAGCATTTCACGGACATCTTGTTGCTTATATTCAGGCAACTGAAGGCAGTGAGCCTATAAAAGTTAAGTTTACCAGTACTTGGCTAAAACCGACAGAGGTTAGTATTCAGGTAAAATAA
- a CDS encoding family 43 glycosylhydrolase codes for MNYISKIAPKKRNPYQCIVVLLALITLGTANAQQTSKKKSAKTELKSSKLKTTAYLFAYFTGNSGNEEAIRFAVSNDGYNFRALNDNQPVIDSKQISSTGGVRDPHILRSEDGKTFYMVATDMTSDKGWDSNRAMVLLKSADLINWSSAVINIQKKYPNNENLKRVWAPQTIYDSQKGKYMIYWSMQHGNDIDKIYYAYANADFTDLETEPKQLFFSPTNGACIDGDIVFKDNKYHLFFKTEGAGAGIKVAVSNKLTEGYVLRDKYVQQTKYPVEGAGVFKLNNSNDYILMYDLYTKGKYQFTKTNDFENFSVIDNAISMNFHPRHGTVMPITANELARLESKWGSAKDILSSVEAIAIKKTNIKADDDAKHVHLPVKWGTNLSSFKPDFTKFSGVTVEPKTAQNFTKGAVKYTVAIEGQQSEIWSVTAAIANNPVLNGFYADPDVMYSEKTSKYYIYPTSDGFNGWSGTYFKTFSSPDLVNWTDEGIILDLEKDVTWANRNAWAPCITEKKVGNDYKYYFYFTAAQKIGVAVADKPEGPFVDSGKPLVDKLPNGVSGGQQIDPDVFTDPQTGKSYLYWGNGYMACAELNEDMISIKSESVTVMTPDDTFREGTTVFFRNGKYYFLWSEEDTRSENYRVRYGISDSPTSKITIPKNNLVIAKNKEAGIYATGHNSILQIPGKDEWYIVYHRFNYPKGITMGDAAGFNREVCIDKMEFDKDGAILPITPTHEGIKPLKK; via the coding sequence ATGAACTATATTTCAAAAATAGCTCCGAAAAAAAGAAATCCATACCAATGCATTGTTGTGTTATTGGCACTGATAACTCTGGGAACAGCCAATGCGCAGCAGACTTCCAAAAAGAAATCTGCTAAGACGGAACTAAAGAGTTCTAAATTAAAAACAACTGCCTATTTATTTGCCTATTTTACTGGTAATTCAGGTAATGAAGAAGCAATCCGTTTTGCGGTGAGTAATGACGGCTATAATTTTAGAGCATTAAATGACAATCAGCCTGTAATCGATTCTAAGCAGATCAGTTCCACTGGAGGCGTGCGTGACCCTCATATTTTGCGGTCTGAAGATGGTAAAACATTCTATATGGTTGCCACAGATATGACTTCGGATAAAGGCTGGGATTCTAATAGAGCAATGGTTTTATTAAAATCAGCTGATTTGATAAACTGGAGTTCTGCTGTTATTAATATTCAGAAAAAATATCCAAACAATGAAAATCTAAAACGGGTTTGGGCACCGCAAACTATTTACGATTCCCAAAAAGGAAAGTACATGATTTATTGGTCGATGCAGCACGGAAACGATATTGACAAAATTTATTACGCTTACGCAAATGCTGATTTTACTGATTTGGAAACCGAACCAAAGCAATTGTTTTTCAGCCCGACAAACGGAGCCTGTATCGATGGTGATATTGTTTTCAAAGACAATAAATATCATTTGTTTTTCAAAACCGAAGGAGCAGGAGCAGGCATAAAAGTTGCCGTATCCAATAAACTTACTGAAGGTTATGTTTTGAGAGATAAATATGTGCAGCAGACCAAATATCCAGTAGAGGGCGCCGGAGTTTTTAAACTAAACAATTCCAACGATTATATCTTGATGTATGATCTTTATACCAAAGGGAAATATCAGTTTACAAAAACGAATGATTTTGAAAATTTCTCAGTGATTGATAATGCAATTTCGATGAATTTTCATCCGCGTCATGGAACGGTTATGCCAATAACGGCAAATGAATTGGCACGATTGGAAAGCAAATGGGGAAGTGCAAAAGATATTTTGAGTTCTGTTGAAGCTATAGCTATTAAGAAAACCAATATCAAAGCAGATGATGACGCAAAACATGTTCATCTGCCTGTAAAATGGGGAACAAATCTATCGTCATTTAAACCTGATTTTACAAAGTTTTCCGGAGTTACTGTAGAGCCAAAAACAGCTCAGAATTTTACAAAAGGAGCTGTGAAATATACAGTTGCAATAGAAGGACAGCAATCAGAGATTTGGTCAGTTACCGCTGCAATTGCCAATAATCCTGTTTTGAACGGTTTTTATGCCGACCCAGATGTTATGTATTCTGAAAAAACATCCAAATATTACATCTACCCAACAAGTGATGGATTTAATGGCTGGTCTGGAACTTATTTCAAAACATTTTCTTCGCCTGATTTGGTGAATTGGACAGATGAAGGGATTATTCTGGATCTCGAAAAAGATGTGACTTGGGCAAATAGAAACGCTTGGGCTCCTTGTATTACTGAGAAAAAAGTTGGAAACGATTATAAATATTACTTCTATTTTACCGCAGCTCAAAAAATTGGAGTCGCAGTTGCTGATAAGCCTGAAGGGCCATTTGTTGATTCAGGAAAACCATTGGTAGACAAATTGCCTAATGGAGTTTCAGGAGGACAGCAGATAGATCCGGATGTATTTACCGATCCTCAAACGGGCAAAAGCTATTTGTATTGGGGTAACGGCTATATGGCTTGCGCTGAACTTAACGAGGATATGATTTCGATTAAATCTGAATCGGTTACCGTGATGACTCCTGATGATACTTTTCGTGAAGGTACTACTGTCTTTTTTAGAAATGGAAAATATTATTTTTTATGGTCAGAAGAAGATACCCGCAGTGAAAATTACCGTGTGCGTTATGGAATTTCCGATTCTCCTACCAGTAAAATCACTATCCCGAAAAACAATTTGGTCATAGCCAAAAACAAGGAAGCCGGCATCTATGCAACTGGTCATAATTCAATTCTTCAGATTCCTGGTAAAGATGAATGGTATATCGTATATCACCGCTTTAATTATCCAAAAGGGATTACCATGGGGGATGCAGCGGGATTTAACAGGGAAGTCTGTATTGATAAAATGGAGTTTGACAAGGACGGAGCAATTCTTCCTATAACACCGACTCACGAAGGGATTAAGCCTTTGAAAAAATAG